AAATCATGTATGCACAACTACCTACCAAAAGTGTCACTACGTTATTCTCCCTTATTCAAGATAGCTTCGTCTACCTTTGTATTGGATTCTTGCTGTTATTTATGGTGGTTATGGTTCGATCAAATAAAAGTAACTCAACTGTTCAGCCATATTAGCTAATTGAATAAATATGTCGATTTATAAAAACTTGTAATTAATTGCAGGTTTTTATGTTTATCATATTTCCCAAACAGTTTTTAAGATGAATGCTTTAAATTACTTGCTAAAACAACGCATATCACATCATGCCCTCCCGCTGGTCGGTCACGTTTGTACTGCCACTGTTGTTGGGATACAATGATATTACTTCGCAATCATAAACTTCTCATTGACCACCTCATCTTGGGTAGTGAGTCGGTAGATGTAAATCCCTTGGCTTAAATCTGACCCATCGAACTGAAATCGATAGGGGATATTTGATTCTGCATTTCCACTAAAGATTTGCTCCACGAGTCTTCCGTTCATGTCGTAAACTTCAAGAGTAGTCCTAGACTCTGTTTCTAACTGAAACTCTACATTTGATAGGTCTCGAGTAGGATTTGGCGATGACGCCAATACAATCTCAGAAGGGATAAGAAAGGGTTGCCAAGAAGTGAATGGTCCCGCTACAATAGGATTTCTGGAGCAGCCGCAGCGAACTCTCCAACCATGTTGTACGCCTGGAATCACAAGATTTTTATCAATGGAAAACGCTGAAAAATCATCGTCCAACGTAACGAAGGATTGTGTGGGATTTGAACCCAAAACACGGATGACTTGAACTTGACAACCAATCTGACCTGGAACTGCATCCCAACCAAAATCAACTGTTGTGGCTCCGATATTCGTGGTCAAACTCGACTCATCGACAGCTGGAAAAGGAGCTTGACAAATTGGAGTGCCCTGACAAGAGCAATCTGCAAGAACGGTGTCATCTTCGGTATCCGAATCTCCGTCGTCGCAAGGATCACCAATGTTGAGACCGAGAGCCGGGCAGTCTACGGATGCACCTATCACAATTTCTCCTGACGGTAAATTGCCCGTCACACTAGCTCCTGAGGCAGAAAATAGAGTGGCCAAAACTCCCTCCGTTTCAAAGTCCAATGAGCTCGTTCCTTCTGACAGTGCTGTGAAAGCTATTTCAACGTGCGTAAACGGATCAGAGGGCGCGGCAAATCCAAAACCTGCGATAAAAAAGAAACCTTCCTCATTGTCTATTACCGTGCCAGGTAAAGGAATGCCAAGAGACGACTCGGTTGAGATGGTCAGAGCGTCTATTTGTATGATAGAAGGATCAAAACTCATGGCAACTTGGGCCACGGTAAGTCCGCTGGAATTCGGGTCAATCTCTACTTCAATCGTGAAGGAATCTCCTGATTCTGCGAGCACGGGATTTGGGTTGACTATAGCATTCGCATTTTGGCCTGTCGCATTCATTGAAGCCAAAGTCAATATGACGAAAACGAATAAGGTAGTGATCGAATTCAGCCTAAAAGGAGTAATTGAATTTTTCATGTTCGGACAATTTACGATTAGTTCAAGTGTCAATCAATACTCATTAATCGGGCAAGTTGAGGCTATTCTTTTACTGTACTACCGTAAGCGATTTTGATGATACTTTGCCTGAGGATGTACTAAGTCTGCATGAATAATTACCTGCCGCCAGATGGTTCACGTCAATTTCAAATTGATAAGGAGTCTTACTCTGAGCGCTTCCTTCAAAAATCGTTTCGACTAGTTTTCCTTCTAGTGTAAAGACTTGAAGACTGATCTGCTCTTCTTCAAATAGCTCGAAAGATATTTTTGAAACATCGCTTGATGGATTTGGCCAGATGGAAAGGTTAAAAGGATTTGTTTCAGGGGTGTCTCCTGTAGAAAGAGCATTTCCATTTATACTAACAGCCAATTTCCCCAATTCACCCGTCACACTCTCACCACCATATGCAATGATTGATCGAGGGAAAGCCTCCTCAATATGCTCAACTTCGGTAAGATCGGTCTGAGTTAAGGCTACGAAAGTTATTGTAGCGACAAGCATTGATTCAACGCTGGTTTCAGGAGTAGTTTTAAAAGCAGCCGCATCTATGCGTCCTGCCTCATTAGTGAACTCGGCGGGCGAGTGATAATTGAAGGCGTTGCTTTCAGCAATTTCAATATCCATGACCTGAAGGTATTCCGTATCAAAAGCAAGGTGTAGATCGAAGACGGTAAAAGGCACATTTCCCGTTTCGATCAAAACCTGTGTTTCAAAAGATTCACCTTCGTACACTTCGACTGAAGCAGGAAAGAAGGTAAAAGAAGCTTCCTGGGCGGAAGTAGCCAAAAAGGAGAGGAGGGCACCCGCAAGTGCCGCTCCTTTTATTATTGTTTTCAAAGATTTCATAATCGTTGTATTAATCGTTTTGATTAAAGTTGAGGGTTATCTCCGCCGTCGAGGAAGAAGAAGATCAATAGAGACAAGTCTAAAGCATCTACGAAGCCATCACAGTTAAGATCTGCATTGCCATCATATCCTGCATCTACTCCGTCTTCTGTATTGTAAGCGCCTAGAATAAGTGAAAGGTCATCCCCATTGATTACATCGTCCTCGTTAACACTAATGTCACCGGGCACTAAACTTGAAGCAGTGATATTGGTAGGAGATGCATTAATCGTATAATTTCCGGCAAACTTAGTGAGGTAGTTTTCAGGCTTGATGTAAACATCATAACTACCGGGAACCAATCCCATTGCAGCAAGACTAAATGTACCGTCACCTGCAATCTCCACATCAGTATAAGTTGCAACTAATATGGGGCTCGCATTAGGCGTGCCCGCTTCGTAAACGGAAACTGTCATATCGAGTGGTAGGCATGCTCCGTTCAGCGTTACTTCACCACTAAGAACTGCACTTTCAACCGTAATGTCGAATGTGCAAGTTTCTATATTTCCGGAGGCGTCCATGGCCATAAAGGTTATCGTGGTTGTTCCAATCGGAAATTCCCATCCGTCAAGAGACTCATTGTTTGGTCCTACTTGCGGACTTAACTCAGCTGCAGCATCGTGCGTGAGTGTTGCTCCCGGACAATTGTCAGAAAACGATGGATCGAACTCACCACCGGAAGCCAAATAAGTTCCGTTGACCTGGTTTACCGTTACGGCAACATTTCCAATGCAAGAAAGATCAGGTGCTTCCGTGTCTTCAACCGTAACAGTGAAACTACAGTCGGCGGTTAAGCCTGAGCCGTCGGTAGCGGTGTAAGAAACCGTTGTCGTACCGATTCCGAAGAAATCTCCTGAGGCTGCATCTCCAACTACTGAGGCTATTGAGCAATTGTCACTACCTGTTGGCACAATCCATGTCACATTTGCACCGCAGGCTCCGACATCATTGCTAACTGTAATGTTAGCAGGACAAGTGATAGTAGGTGCCATATTGTCTTCAACCGTCACTATTGCCGTGCAGATGCTGCTATTTCCGTTGTTATCCGTTACGGTCAAGGTCACCGTATTGGCTCCTAAGTTTGAACAGTCGAAAGTGGTAACATCCAATGAAAGCGATGCAATTCCGCAAATATCAGTTGA
This Cryomorphaceae bacterium 1068 DNA region includes the following protein-coding sequences:
- a CDS encoding T9SS type A sorting domain-containing protein — encoded protein: MKSLKTIIKGAALAGALLSFLATSAQEASFTFFPASVEVYEGESFETQVLIETGNVPFTVFDLHLAFDTEYLQVMDIEIAESNAFNYHSPAEFTNEAGRIDAAAFKTTPETSVESMLVATITFVALTQTDLTEVEHIEEAFPRSIIAYGGESVTGELGKLAVSINGNALSTGDTPETNPFNLSIWPNPSSDVSKISFELFEEEQISLQVFTLEGKLVETIFEGSAQSKTPYQFEIDVNHLAAGNYSCRLSTSSGKVSSKSLTVVQ
- a CDS encoding T9SS type A sorting domain-containing protein, yielding MKNSITPFRLNSITTLFVFVILTLASMNATGQNANAIVNPNPVLAESGDSFTIEVEIDPNSSGLTVAQVAMSFDPSIIQIDALTISTESSLGIPLPGTVIDNEEGFFFIAGFGFAAPSDPFTHVEIAFTALSEGTSSLDFETEGVLATLFSASGASVTGNLPSGEIVIGASVDCPALGLNIGDPCDDGDSDTEDDTVLADCSCQGTPICQAPFPAVDESSLTTNIGATTVDFGWDAVPGQIGCQVQVIRVLGSNPTQSFVTLDDDFSAFSIDKNLVIPGVQHGWRVRCGCSRNPIVAGPFTSWQPFLIPSEIVLASSPNPTRDLSNVEFQLETESRTTLEVYDMNGRLVEQIFSGNAESNIPYRFQFDGSDLSQGIYIYRLTTQDEVVNEKFMIAK